The Helicobacter sp. MIT 21-1697 genome segment AATAAATTGCACCAATAAGGGCTTCAAAGGCATTAGATAAAATAGAAGCTTTTTGTCGTCCTTTATTGTTTTCTTCGCTTTGTGAGATATATAAGTATGCTCCTAAATCAAGGGATTTGGCAAGTTTCATAAAGCCTTTTTCATTCACAATACACGCTCGTAATTTGCTTAACTCCCCTTCTTTGGCATAAGGAAATTTTTTAAATAAATATTCTCCTACAAGCAAATCTAAAACAGCATCTCCTAGAAATTCAAGTCGTTCATTATTGTATTGTTTTTTACAGCTTTTGTGCGTGAGGGCTTCAAGGAGAAGTTGTTGGTTTTGAAAAACATAGCCTATTTTTTTTTCAAGGAGCTGTGGTGATTTAGGCAAAATAGATTTATTCATCGGAAATTCCTTTATTTAAATAAAGTTGCGCACTTTCTTTGGCGAGTTTATCACATAGCTCATTTTGTGGCACTCCAGAGTGTCCCTTTACCCAATGTGCAATCACTTGATGAGGTGATGAAACTTGCAAATATAATTGCCATAAATCAGGATTTTTAACATTTTTAAATTGCTTGGAAACCCACGATTTAAGCCACACATTGATACCATCGCACACATAGCGTGAATCACTATATACATTTACAATACAGGGCTGATTAAGAGCCTTGAGAGATTCTATGACTGCAAGGAGTTCCATACGATTATTTGTTGTATGAGCTTGCCCACCTCTAAGAATTTTTTGTTTATCATCAAAAGAAAGTATGCCACACCAGCCACCAGCACCGGGATTCCCAAGTGAGCTACCATCACAATAAAGAGTAACTTGCTTCATTATCAATCTTTTGTATTTTATAGATTACATCGGTATTGAGCAATTCACCACAATGCGAACAACGTGCGTTTTCAAATGGAAATACTTGTTTGCAGCTATGACAGCGGTATTCAAAACTAAAATCTACGCAAAGTGTTGAATGTTGCTTTAAGATTCTCATATTTTCTAACTCAAAAATCTCACATTTTTTTGTATCTTGTATCCAGCCTTTTGCACGATAGACATCAAGAATCTGCGGATGTGTGATTTGCTCAATAGGCACATTTTTGCGCTCAAAATCCCATAATACATCAATAAGACTTGCTATATTTTCGCTTGTATTGACTTCTTCCCAAAAGAGCGAATGGCTTACACTTTTGAAAAAGAGCAAAATAATTTTTTCAAGTTTTGGCTCTTGTGTTTTGATTTCATTGAGCCTTTGAATCTTGCTTGATAGAGGTATCGCATATTGATTTATAAGTAAAAGTGTATGCAGATAAGCTTTATTAAGCGTAATTGTATAAAAAAAATGCTCCTGCATTGTAAGAGTAGAATCTGAATCATAAATTTCTTCAATACACTCAAGTGTGTCAATAGCATTTTTGTATTCACTTAGGTTTTCATAAGTTTTGAGCAAATAAATGAGCACTTGAGGATTTCGGGGATAGTTTTTGAGAATCTCTAAAAAAATATTTTTTGCTCTTTGTAAAAAACCGGCAGTATAATAAGCAATGCCGAGTTGTTGGAGAATCTCAATTTTTGATTTTGCGCTTTCTTTTGAATTATCAAGATTTTCCAAAATGCTCAAATAAATTTTAATTGCTTCTTGCGTATTACCGCTTTGGATATAGGCATTAGCGATAAATAATAAAGTAGGAATAGGGTTTTGCGAAAGCGCGAGAAACTCCTCTACGCCTCTACTAAGTCCAGCAAATTCATACGATTTAGTCAGGTTTTTTAAAGAACGTTTTTTTTTCTTTTCCTTGTAATGATTCTGTAAATAATCAATAAACGCAGCCGTAGCGATAAGAGATACAAAGATGATAATGCCAAAAAGTGGGTCGGTATAAGAGGGCATAATTATTCCCTAAGTGTTATAATATTGGCACTAGAGCGGATTTTATTAAAGTGTTCAGTGATAATAGATTGCTCTTTTTGTGCCATAATTTTTTGGTTGATAAGAGGCTTTGCTTCCTCAAAGTTAATAGGGCTTTCACCCAAACGCTCCTTGACCAAAAAACTCACAAAACCATTGCCACCGGTAGTAAGCACAGGTGTAAATTCATTATTTGGCGTGTGCATAAATACTTGAGCAATTTGAGGATTCAAAGAAGAAAGAGCAATAGTTTCATTTACTTTTTGCACGCCGCGAATATTTTGTTTAGGTGATTGTATTGCCTTTTGTAATGCATTATCGCTTTGAGCAAAATAACGCACTACACGCACCTGTGATGGAATCAAAAATTCTTTTTTATGGTGTGTATAATAGCTTAAAAGCTCATCTTCGCTTGAAATGCTAATATTGGAAGCAAGGATTCTTTGCATAAGTTCTTTAGTTTGGAGTTGTTTTTTAATCTGTGAGCGGTATTCTTGTAGGCTCATCGTATGTGTGGCTTTTCTAAGAAACTCCTCTTTGCTTAAATTAGCATTTGCAGCAAGTAGAGCAATCTCTTCATCAATCTTAAAATCTTCAATGCTGATTTTAAAACGTTCAATTTCATCATCTTTTAATCGCTCATTGATGAGCATATCAATGGCGGCTTGTTTGGAGATTTTAAGACGCGATTGCAAAGAGGCAATTTCATATAAAGTGATAGCGTGTCCATTCACGCGTATGGCTACTCCAGCGATAACTTCCCCATATGTGTTTAACACACACGCACAGAGCAGACATACTCCAATGATATTTTTCATCTGTATCCTTTGTAAATTCGGCATATTTTATCATATGTAAAGCAATAAGCAACAAATCGCAAATTATAATATAATATCGCTTTTGCAATTATTTGTGGAGATAAAAAGTGATATTTTGGAGACAATATTGATTAAGAGCATATTGAGTAAAAGGGCACAACTTAGACAAGAGAGATTTTATAAAGATAGACTTATCGTGCCTCATCAAAATTATGAAGTGCTAGGCGAAGAAGAAACGAAGTTTATGAATAAAAAAATTGGCTTTGATATGAGACCACATTGGCGATTTTTGCAATTTCCAGATTCTCTACCTTATATCGTTTATATTGCGGATTTTGATAAAGTCAATCATAAAGTCCTCCAAGAAAAAATGCCACATATTTTTGCGAAAGTTTTGGATAAATATGCAATTACAAGTTTAAAATTATATCCACAAAGCGAGAGTGAAAGGCAGCAAAATGAAATCATTGTGCTTGATTGGCAACATTCTTGCTATGCTTATTATCCTAAAAAGCCTAATGGAGAGTATTTTCCATATTATGATGAGGCACAAGAGTATTATGTAGGTAATCCATACTATGAAGCAAATGAATATGTGAATTATTACTTTCCTACATTTTATCCAGATGGCGACCACTACGCTTTTTTCAAATATGATACAAGGAGCAAACAATCTGCCTTTGGTATGGTGGGCATATTTGATTTTAAAAGTAAGGGCAAAAAGACTACAATTACAATTTTTGGCGAACATTTTATAAAACAAATGCGTCATTATGATGAAAAACTCTTTGGTTTTGAAATTGTA includes the following:
- the rnc gene encoding ribonuclease III, producing the protein MNKSILPKSPQLLEKKIGYVFQNQQLLLEALTHKSCKKQYNNERLEFLGDAVLDLLVGEYLFKKFPYAKEGELSKLRACIVNEKGFMKLAKSLDLGAYLYISQSEENNKGRQKASILSNAFEALIGAIYLESNLTYIQPIIYDLLEQNYTKIDLPSLFMDYKTALQELTQAFYGEIPTYILINESGPDHKKNFEVALSVQGKEYARASGSSKKEAQQKSAQIAYKKLYEKMNKNSSKEQK
- the rnhA gene encoding ribonuclease HI; translation: MKQVTLYCDGSSLGNPGAGGWCGILSFDDKQKILRGGQAHTTNNRMELLAVIESLKALNQPCIVNVYSDSRYVCDGINVWLKSWVSKQFKNVKNPDLWQLYLQVSSPHQVIAHWVKGHSGVPQNELCDKLAKESAQLYLNKGISDE
- a CDS encoding peptidyl-prolyl cis-trans isomerase; translated protein: MKNIIGVCLLCACVLNTYGEVIAGVAIRVNGHAITLYEIASLQSRLKISKQAAIDMLINERLKDDEIERFKISIEDFKIDEEIALLAANANLSKEEFLRKATHTMSLQEYRSQIKKQLQTKELMQRILASNISISSEDELLSYYTHHKKEFLIPSQVRVVRYFAQSDNALQKAIQSPKQNIRGVQKVNETIALSSLNPQIAQVFMHTPNNEFTPVLTTGGNGFVSFLVKERLGESPINFEEAKPLINQKIMAQKEQSIITEHFNKIRSSANIITLRE
- a CDS encoding DUF2716 domain-containing protein, which translates into the protein MIKSILSKRAQLRQERFYKDRLIVPHQNYEVLGEEETKFMNKKIGFDMRPHWRFLQFPDSLPYIVYIADFDKVNHKVLQEKMPHIFAKVLDKYAITSLKLYPQSESERQQNEIIVLDWQHSCYAYYPKKPNGEYFPYYDEAQEYYVGNPYYEANEYVNYYFPTFYPDGDHYAFFKYDTRSKQSAFGMVGIFDFKSKGKKTTITIFGEHFIKQMRHYDEKLFGFEIVEMVGIIHTKL